The Alteromonas macleodii ATCC 27126 genome segment CAGTACCGTAAAGTTAATCTTAAGACTAATGGCGAATATATGTTCAGCTTATAGGCACTTTTGTAAATTTGCGCCTACACCCATTCAGTAACTCATCTTATTTAAGATGAATAAGCTAACTCTTAATATGATTAACTTGAAATTTTAGACCGCCAAAATATAGCACAATAAAATGGCTAAACTTACTTTTGTTAGTCGTAGAAATAAAAAAACGGGCATTACGCCCGTTTTTAAATGTAAACCTAATGGTTTATTGCTTTATTTAGCTAACTTCATTAGCAGTGTGTTCAAGTTCTGTACAAAACTAGATGGGTCTTTCAAGCTCCCCTGTTCTGACAGTGCAGCTTGATCAAACAATACGCCTACCCACTGATTAAACAGCTCTTCATCTTGGGTATCCGCCAGCAGCTTCACCAAGCTATGCTCAGGGTTAAGTTCAAAGTGATACTTCACGTCTGGCACGGTCTGCCCTGCTGCCTGCATAAGCTTCATCATTTGCGTAGTCATGCCATTGTCATCTGCTACGATGACCGCAGGTGAATCTGTTAAGCGATGGGTAAATTTAACGTCTACAACCTTATCGCCAAGTGCAGTTTTAGCTCGCTCAAGAACACCTTCAACTTGCTTTTCTGCTTCTTCTTGCGCCTTCTTAGACTCTTCGTCTTCTAAGTCGCCTAAATCTAAGTTTCCTTTCGCAATTGAGACAAACTGCTTCTCGTTAAACTCAGTAAGGTGAGACATTAACCATTCGTCAATGCGCTCGCCCATCAATAGCACTTCAATTCCTTTCTTGCGGAAAATCTCAAGGTGAGGACTAGACTTGGCAGCTTGCAAGCTATCTGCTGTCACATAGTAAATCTTATCCTGGCCTTCTTTCATTCGCTCAATATAGTCAGCTAATGATACGGTTTGTGCATCAGACTCACCGTGTGTAGAAGAGAAGCGTAGCAAGCCAGCAATTTTCTCGCGGTTACTGAAATCTTCAGCCGGCCCTTCTTTTAACACGTTGCCGAATTCATTCCAGAACGACTGATATTTTTCATTGTCGTTCTTCGCCATTTTTTCAAGCATCTGTAATACGCGCTTAGTACAACCTTGGCGTAGCGCTTGCGTTATCTTATTGTCCTGTAGAATTTCACGAGACACGTTAAGCGGAAGATCATTGCTGTCTAGCAAACCTTTAACAAAACGTAGATAAGTAGGCATGAACTGTTCGGCGTCGTCCATAATGAAAACGCGTTGAACGTAAAGCTTAAGACCATGACTTTGGTCGCGATTCCACATATCAAACGGCGCTTTAGAAGGGATATACAATAAACTTGTATATTCTGTTTTACCCTCTACTTTGTTATGCGCCCATGCAAGAGGATCAGCAAAGTCATGAGAGATATGCTTGTAGAATTCGTTATACTCGTCATCAGTAATCTCAGACTTTTCACGAGTCCAAAGAGCGGTGGCTTTGTTTACAACTTCCCATTCACCAGGCTGGCCTTCAATTTTTTCGCCATCAGGGCCTTCACTTTCAGGCACTTCATCTTTCCACATCTGCACAGGAATACTGATGTGATCAGAATACTTACTTACGATAGAGCGTAAACGCCATGCATCAGCAAATTCTTTTTCGTCTTCGCGTAGGTGAAGCGTAATCTCGGTGCCGCGTGTAGGCTTGTTGATTTCGGCAATAGTGAATTCACCTTCACCGTCTGAAATCCACTCAACACCTTGCGATGCATCTGCACCAGCAGCACGAGTTCGCACCGTTACTTTGTCAGCTACGATGAACGCAGAGTAAAAGCCAACACCGAACTGGCCAATGAGTTGTGAGTCTTTAGCGCTATCGCCAGAAAGTTTGCTAAAGAAGTCTTTAGTACCTGACTTAGCAATTGTACCCAAGTTCGCAATGACTTCATCGCGAGTCATACCAATACCGTTATCGGTAATGGTGACGGTATTTGCTTCTTTATCGACGCTAAGCTTTACGTTTAACTCGCCATCGTTTTCGTAAAGACTGTCATTTTCTAGCGCACGAAAGCGTAACTTATCCGCAGCATCTGCCGCGTTTGACACTAACTCACGTAGAAAAATTTCTTTGTTTGAATACAAAGAGTGAATCATCAGATGAAGAAGCTGTTTTACTTCTGTTTGAAAACCGTGGGTTTCTTTGTGGGCTGCTTCAGCCATAATCCAATATCTCCTCGTTGAATGGATCACGTTTGATGTTAAACAGGTAAGGTCGCTCAACGCACTTTTCAACGTTTAGAACGAAAATTTATTTTTTATAAGGAGATTTATCTTCAATAAAGTCTGGTGTTGAATATTTTGTGGGCGAACGATAAGAGAGAACGTGACGTAGGCCCGCCAGATGCGGTCCCACGTTGAGTGTTTTAATTACTAAGAATGGGTATACCCCAATTTACAGTACTATAGTTTGCGGCGACCCGAAAATGCGTGGGTGAGAGTATTACCATCAATATACTCGAGCTCTCCCCCAACCGGCACGCCGTGGGCAATTCGAGACGCATCAACGTTATGGCTTGCACAAAGTTGAGCGATATAATGTGCCGTGGCCTCCCCCTCTACAGTCGGGTTTGTGGCGAGGATAACTTCATTTATCCCACCTGCGGCAAGACGAGCCTCAAGCTCAGTAAGACCAATTTCTTCTGGCCCAACGCCGTCAATAGGAGACAAATGACCCATAAGCACAAAATACTGCCCCTTGTAACTTAAGGTTTGTTCGATTGCTAGTACGTCTTGTGGGCTTTCAACAATACATAACAAGCCACTTGCTTCTCTTTCAGGGTGACGACAAATGTCACATAGCTCGTCTTCAGTAAATGTTCTGCAGCGCTTACAATGATGAATATGCTCCATGGCATTGTGTAATACGTTGCTTAAATCAATTGCCCCAGTGCGATTACGCTCTAATAGGTGGAATGCCATACGCTGAGCGCTCTTGTTGCCAACGCCGGGAAGACACGTTAGTGCCTGAATTAACTCTGAGAGTAGCGGACTGAACTTCATAGTATTTACTGCTTTGGTGCTTTTTCTTTTTGATTCGAGCTTTCGCGGTATTTAATCACGTTCCGCTTTGCTTGGTCGAGCTTAACTTCATAAATGTTGCCCCCAAATAACCCCTTGTACTCTTCATCGGTGAAAACCAGCGTGTTGTCGTCATAAAACGTCACTGCCTCTTTTTGTGTGACTACGCCTAAATCAATACGCGACACATCGCCACTGAAGAAGTTATCGCCTTCAAAATTTTCAAATAACCACAGGCTTGTTGAATCTAACAGCACCAGTTTAGTCCTATCAGGGCTTATTGCAGCCGATGTGATCCAGCATAACTTTTCAAGGGTGGTACAGGTTTTAAATTCGCCGATGAGCTGTGCGTCAAAGTTAGCGGCATGATCCCCCACCTTATACAACTTGGTGATGCCATCGAAGGGTTTTGTTCTATTTTTTGTAAACAGGTAGAGGTTACGCTTGTACTCTACAAACGCTTCCAAATCGTAGTTCTTGTCTTTCGGTTTTACTTTTCCTTTTCCCATTTCCGGGTAAGTAAACTTAATGATTTCTGCTTCTGTGGTATCGGTTTTTATGTCAATGGGGTTTTCAATTTTATAAATCGTTAACCAGCGTCGCTTGTTGTCATTGTTGCCGAAGTCTCCCAAAAAGAAATGACCGAAACTGTTTTGTGTCATGTCTTCCCAGTCGACGTTTTTGGCATTTGTAACTGTAACTTCCCTCTCAATAGTTCCATCTTTATTGAGCATATAAAGGATGGGTCCATCGCCACTGTCGTTAATGGCCCAAAGCCTTTTGTATTTATCGTATTCTATACCTGAAATTTCCTTAAGCTTCGGGTCGACCGTTACTGTTTTCATTTTAAACAGGTCGTGAATACTCATAAAAAACAACACAGTTGCGATGGGTAGTAAAATAACCGTGGTGATAACTAAGCCTTTCCTTAGCACTACTAAAACCTCTATTTTAACGAGTTAACTTTCGCGATTAGCGGTTAACTGAACACGTTGAGTTTTCTGAAAGATAAAAAACGCAATGATACAACGATCATTCAACTATTTGGGACACTTTTTCTACGGAACAACGGTTAAATGAGATTTTACAGTTAATGTCGATGAGTTGGGCATGCGCTCAATATTTGTAAGCTGTGTATCAGCCCATAATTATCAACGTATCATGCTGAAAACAAACCTAACCTTTATCAGTAAGTAGACGTTGACGTCCATCTTTATTGAATACGGTTTCATCGTGCTTTATGAATTTTTCAATGATTGACTGCTCATGGTCAGTAAATGCAGTTTCAAAATTTTGGTGACCAACGCTCACTGTAGCTTTTTGCCCATTTGCTAACTTTTCGTTAGCCAGCGCTAACTGACTAATGAAATCATTTAACGATATCCGATTGTATGTAAAGATCCCGGGCTTACTCAATGATGCAGGTGTGAGTAAGTCATCATGTTCAAGCATAAAGGCGTGTTTGAAAATTGCTTGAGACTTTGTGAAGCAGGCAGTAGGGCTGCGCAGAGTAGCAGCTTCTGGAAGCGCTTTAATACGGACGCTCTGACCATTGTCTGCGGTTTGCCAAGTTACACCACACACACTAACACTAAATGCATCCACCTGATTAGCAGTTTCCTTTCGCGCTAGCGTTGAGACGGTATCCAATGCTTGAAGCTCAGCAAGAACTTGAGGTAAAGACGTCATTGAGAGCTTTTCAATTGTTATCTTTCCCGTGTTGGACTGATAAGTAAGCTTCAGCGTGTTCTCTAGATAGTAGACTTGGCCTGTGTCCTTCCAAAGGGATACAGCGGTATTATTGATAGACGGGTTTTCGACGGCACAATCACGTTGGGCCTGAAAGCGTTTTAACATTTTTGCTAACACAGCGTCCTCCCTCATTTCGAACTGCCACATTCTATTATTTGTGTTCCTTTGCTATGCGCAAGCTAAATGACTGAATGTGACAGTGTTTTAATGTTACGGAAGAAAGGCCTGGTTGAACTATTGCTAAAAATACTTATTTAAAACTGATAGCACGTTAGATTTTACGTGCGTATACCGACACCACAAACGTTAATGATAACTATTATCATATTGTAAAGTGTGCGAGAATGGCAGCATGGCTTGATGACTAAGTAAGTAGGAAAACGAATGCGAAATCTTATAAACGCAACCGTAACCCAAGTTCACCATTGGAATGACACTCTGTTTAGTTTCAAAACAACGAGAGAATCATCTTTTCGTTTTGAAAGTGGTCAATTCGTTATGATTGGTCTTGAAGTAGATGGTAGGCCACTGATGAGGGCCTACAGCATCGCAAGCCCAAATTATGATGAGGAATTGGAATTTTTTAGTATTAAGGTGCCAGATGGTGCGCTTACTTCTCGCCTTCAAAATATAGAACCTGGTGACCAGGTAATGATTAATGTTAGGCCTACAGGTACGCTCGTGCCTGGTTTCTTGTTACCCGGAAAACATCTTTATTTGCTCAGCACTGGTACAGGTCTAGCACCATTTATGAGTATTATCAGAGATCCTTTCATTTATGAAAGCTTTGAAAAAATTATATTAGTTCACGGAACGCGGTGGCGCTCTGAACTTGCCTATCAAAACGAAATTGAGCACCAACTTCCTAACAACCCTTATTTCGGTGACGAAGTGCGTGAGAAACTCATTTACTATCCTACTGTTACGAGAGAAAGTTATGAGAAAAACGGTATCGCTCACGAAGGACGGATAACGAAGCTAATTGAAAGCGGAAAGTTGCTGGATGATATAGGTATGCCTGAATTAGACACTGAAAATGACAGATTCATGCTATGTGGCAACGACAATATGCTACAAGACCTTATGTCTATGCTAGACGACAAGGGCTTCTCGAAAGCTAACTCGCGCCGTCAGGGGCATTATGTAATTGAACAAGCATTTATAGAAAAGTAATGCGCAACGCATTGGCCTGACTATCGGCAACATTTTAAATTCTCAATAAAAATCGCCGGCGTGTTGCCGGCGATTTTCTATGATTTCACTCGCAAAATACTTGCAAGCTGTATCGCTTCTAGCTTTACATAATTATTTAAAACGGCATTTTGAAGCCAGGAGGTAATGGCATTCCGCCAGTTACATCACCCATCTTCTCTTTGCTAGTTTCTTGAACTCGACGTACCGCGTCGTTAAATGCTGCAGCAACCAAATCTTCAACCATATCTTTGTCGTCGTCCATCAATGACTCATCAATGTCTACACGACGTACGTTGTGGT includes the following:
- the htpG gene encoding molecular chaperone HtpG, producing MAEAAHKETHGFQTEVKQLLHLMIHSLYSNKEIFLRELVSNAADAADKLRFRALENDSLYENDGELNVKLSVDKEANTVTITDNGIGMTRDEVIANLGTIAKSGTKDFFSKLSGDSAKDSQLIGQFGVGFYSAFIVADKVTVRTRAAGADASQGVEWISDGEGEFTIAEINKPTRGTEITLHLREDEKEFADAWRLRSIVSKYSDHISIPVQMWKDEVPESEGPDGEKIEGQPGEWEVVNKATALWTREKSEITDDEYNEFYKHISHDFADPLAWAHNKVEGKTEYTSLLYIPSKAPFDMWNRDQSHGLKLYVQRVFIMDDAEQFMPTYLRFVKGLLDSNDLPLNVSREILQDNKITQALRQGCTKRVLQMLEKMAKNDNEKYQSFWNEFGNVLKEGPAEDFSNREKIAGLLRFSSTHGESDAQTVSLADYIERMKEGQDKIYYVTADSLQAAKSSPHLEIFRKKGIEVLLMGERIDEWLMSHLTEFNEKQFVSIAKGNLDLGDLEDEESKKAQEEAEKQVEGVLERAKTALGDKVVDVKFTHRLTDSPAVIVADDNGMTTQMMKLMQAAGQTVPDVKYHFELNPEHSLVKLLADTQDEELFNQWVGVLFDQAALSEQGSLKDPSSFVQNLNTLLMKLAK
- the recR gene encoding recombination mediator RecR: MKFSPLLSELIQALTCLPGVGNKSAQRMAFHLLERNRTGAIDLSNVLHNAMEHIHHCKRCRTFTEDELCDICRHPEREASGLLCIVESPQDVLAIEQTLSYKGQYFVLMGHLSPIDGVGPEEIGLTELEARLAAGGINEVILATNPTVEGEATAHYIAQLCASHNVDASRIAHGVPVGGELEYIDGNTLTHAFSGRRKL
- a CDS encoding ferredoxin--NADP reductase, with protein sequence MRNLINATVTQVHHWNDTLFSFKTTRESSFRFESGQFVMIGLEVDGRPLMRAYSIASPNYDEELEFFSIKVPDGALTSRLQNIEPGDQVMINVRPTGTLVPGFLLPGKHLYLLSTGTGLAPFMSIIRDPFIYESFEKIILVHGTRWRSELAYQNEIEHQLPNNPYFGDEVREKLIYYPTVTRESYEKNGIAHEGRITKLIESGKLLDDIGMPELDTENDRFMLCGNDNMLQDLMSMLDDKGFSKANSRRQGHYVIEQAFIEK
- a CDS encoding YbaB/EbfC family nucleoid-associated protein is translated as MFKGGMGNIMKQAQQMQERMQKAQDDLAKIEVTGEAGAGMVKVTMTCNHNVRRVDIDESLMDDDKDMVEDLVAAAFNDAVRRVQETSKEKMGDVTGGMPLPPGFKMPF